A window of the Pristis pectinata isolate sPriPec2 chromosome 27, sPriPec2.1.pri, whole genome shotgun sequence genome harbors these coding sequences:
- the LOC127583588 gene encoding hyaluronan synthase 1-like encodes MVNKDSLASIAHKACTIVFALLLFLGLSWAYVAGFQLLDGQKVILLGIYGSLIIGHFFFQTIFAQFECYKMQNDILQCCSTKSVAITISAYQEDPSYLTQCLNSVKSIEYPIQKLRIIMVIDGNSKEDQYMMDIFKEIFYKEDIGTYVWEGNYHSRNFNRIIWNKEEDNSKKSQRDPVNLFYGEASIGNPERLEVESLIRTKRCVCIMQKRGGKREVLYTAFKAIGDSVDYIQVCDSDTKLDSQATGELVKVLDSNGSCGAVGGEVRILNVTDSFISFISSLHYWTVFNLERACQSYFNCVSCISGPLGMYRNNLIQQLLEPWYNQRFLGTRCTFGDDRHLTNRVLSLGYSTKYTPKAWCHTETPAQYLRWLNQQIRWTKSSVIDWFYSSLFWYKHSLWMTYEAMIVGILPFYISMTIIKLFYYGCLWDILWMLLCFHGLALIKAINASCLKGSLVMIYLSLFPTFYLGGLLPIKCFSLLTITKTSWGTSGRKERVKNYIPLFPVLVWAIILFVGLIETIFTENEGAWGHYMQSSEKDYVLYSSLTLFLFYTGLITIYHLWSWHRYRRNTAMYRVEV; translated from the exons ATGGTTAACAAAGACTCTTTGGCTTCAATAGCTCATAAGGCTTGTACCATAGTCTTTGCCCTGTTATTATTTCTTGGTCTGTCTTGGGCATATGTTGCTGGATTTCAGCTCCTAGATGGACAAAAAGTAATTTTGCTTGGTATTTACGGATCCCTGATCATTGGACATTTCTTCTTTCAAACAATCTTTGCTCAGTTTGAGTGTTACAAGATGCAAAATGACATTCTACAATGTTGCAGCACTAAGTCAGTGGCCATAACCATATCTGCTTATCAGGAAGATCCTTCATACCTGACACAGTGCCTCAATTCTGTAAAGAGCATTGAGTACCCAATCCAGAAACTCAGAATTATCATGGTCATTGATGGGAACTCAAAAGAAGATCAATACATGATGGACATATTCAAGGAGATTTTCTACAAGGAAGATATTGGGACATATGTATGGGAGGGCAACTATCATTCTAGAAATTTTAATAGAATTATATGGAATAAAGAAGAAGATAACAGCAAAAAGTCACAAAGAGATCCTGTCAATCTGTTTTATGGGGAAGCAAGTATCGGAAATCCAGAGAGACTGGAGGTGGAATCATTAATCCGCACTAAGCGTTGCGTTTGCATCATGCAAAaaaggggaggaaagagagaagtACTGTACACAGCCTTCAAAGCGATTGGTGACTCAGTGGATTACATTCAG GTCTGTGATTCTGACACAAAACTTGACTCGCAAGCAACTGGAGAACTGGTTAAAGTCTTAGATTCAAATGGAAGCTGTGGAGCAGTCGGAGGTGAAGTGAGAATTCTCAATGTCACTGACTCATTCATAAGCTTCATTAGCAGCCTGCATTACTGGACCGTGTTCAATTTGGAACGAGCCTGCCAGTCTTATTTTAACTGTGTCTCCTGCATCAGTGGACCTTTAG GGATGTACAGGAATAATTTGATCCAGCAATTACTGGAGCCTTGGTACAATCAGAGATTCCTTGGAACCCGGTGCACTTTTGGCGATGATCGTCATTTAACTAACAGGGTACTCAGTCTGGGCTATTCCACCAA ATATACGCCTAAGGCTTGGTGCCACACAGAGACTCCAGCTCAATATCTGCGCTGGCTCAATCAACAAATACGTTGGACCAAGTCATCTGTCATAGACTGGTTCTACAGTTCTCTCTTCTGGTACAAGCACAGTCTGTGGATGACATATGAGGCAATGATTGTGGGGATCTTGCCATTCTACATTTCTATGACCATCATTAAGCTATTCTACTATGGGTGTCTCTGGGACATTCTATGGATGCTGCTTTGCTTCCATGGCCTTGCACTCATTAAAGCAATCAATGCCTCTTGTTTAAAGGGAAGTCTAGTGATGATCTACTTATCTCTGTTTCCAACCTTCTACCTGGGTGGGTTACTGCCAATCAAATGCTTTTCTCTTCTTACCATTACCAAGACCAGCTGGGGAACATCTGGACGCAAAGAGAGAGTCAAGAACTACATCCCATTGTTTCCAGTCTTGGTTTGGGCCATTATTCTTTTTGTGGGTTTGATTGAGACAATCTTCACAGAGAATGAAGGTGCATGGGGGCATTATATGCAGTCATCAGAAAAAGATTATGTTCTCTACAGTTCACTAACGTTATTTCTATTTTATACAGGTCTGATCACAATTTACCATCTGTGGTCATGGCATCGATATAGAAGGAACACTGCAATGTATCGTGTTgaagtgtag